In Actinomadura citrea, a single window of DNA contains:
- a CDS encoding dihydrofolate reductase family protein, which produces MTATYTFDIFSTLDGFANHDGDWGGYWGKQGPEFLEHRAAAFRDPLRMVLGATTYTSNAPFLAPGFDRGLFDGWITRMFESPVTVLSSRLTEPLDWPDTTIESGDPVEVVTRLKAESDVPLRSHGSLKLNRALLNAGLIDAIEVTVFPVISGKTGVDRVFDGADDFDLELLQARTFDRHTQVLTYRPTRHG; this is translated from the coding sequence GTGACTGCCACCTACACCTTCGACATCTTCTCCACGCTGGACGGTTTCGCCAACCACGACGGCGACTGGGGCGGTTACTGGGGCAAACAGGGCCCCGAGTTCCTCGAGCACCGCGCCGCCGCCTTCCGCGACCCGCTGCGCATGGTGCTGGGGGCCACCACCTACACCTCCAACGCGCCGTTCCTGGCCCCGGGCTTTGACCGCGGCCTGTTCGACGGGTGGATCACGCGGATGTTCGAGTCCCCGGTCACGGTGCTGTCCAGCCGGCTGACCGAGCCGCTCGACTGGCCGGACACCACCATCGAGTCCGGCGATCCCGTCGAGGTGGTCACGCGCCTCAAGGCCGAGTCCGACGTGCCGCTGCGCTCCCACGGCAGCCTGAAGCTCAACCGGGCGCTGCTGAACGCCGGCCTGATCGACGCCATCGAGGTGACGGTCTTCCCAGTGATCTCCGGAAAGACCGGCGTGGACCGCGTCTTCGACGGCGCCGACGACTTCGACCTGGAACTCCTCCAGGCCCGGACCTTCGACCGCCACACGCAGGTCCTGACCTACCGGCCGACCCGCCACGGCTGA